One Etheostoma cragini isolate CJK2018 chromosome 6, CSU_Ecrag_1.0, whole genome shotgun sequence DNA window includes the following coding sequences:
- the LOC117946430 gene encoding uncharacterized protein C1orf232, protein MNPVWKVYKSKVLKTINPEYEEEPAEEVTEVENEMSPVQEDEGPNAVSQLARKMQGAGTKSWNRLSSLFNKDDEHQLLEETESPPVPDHPLAVKPEEPPRPTKRTAFWDSFAANWAAKKQTEAAAAAAAANEAAAGQGEEGVTEAGEEESQDGQIPQGEESEGGGGGGGGEGRSSNSFSKYASLGGGSEDTSFKWNFVTSKLAELKSKSN, encoded by the exons ATGAATCCAGTGTGGAAAGTTTATAAGAGCAAAGTGCTGAAGACCATCAACCCTGAGTATGAGGAGGAACCTGCTGAAGAG gtcaCCGAGGTGGAGAATGAAATGAGTCCTGTGCAGGAGGATGAAGGACCCAACGCTGTATCCCAGCTGGCTAGGAAA ATGCAGGGGGCTGGGACTAAAAGCTGGAACAGGCTATCATCTCTCTTCAACAAAGACGATGAACACCAGCTTCTAGAGGAAACCGAGAGCCCACCAGTCCCTGACCA TCCACTTGCAGTAAAGCCAGAGGAGCCTCCACGACCCACTAAGCGCACGGCATTCTGGGATAGCTTTGCGGCCAACTGGGCAGCCAAGAAGCAGACGGAAGCTGCggccgctgctgctgcagcgAACGAGGCAGCGGCAGGTCAGGGTGAGGAGGGGGTGACAGAGGCCGGAGAGGAGGAGAGCCAGGATGGGCAGATCCCTCAGGGAGAGGAGAGTgaaggcggaggaggaggaggaggaggagaaggacgGAGCAGCAACAGCTTCTCCAAATACGCCTCGCTGGGAGGAGGGAGCGAGGACACATCCTTCAAGTGGAACTTTGTCACCAGCAAGCTGGCAGAGCTGAAGTCCAAGAGCAACTAG